A stretch of the Triplophysa dalaica isolate WHDGS20190420 chromosome 19, ASM1584641v1, whole genome shotgun sequence genome encodes the following:
- the LOC130407764 gene encoding uncharacterized protein LOC130407764, with amino-acid sequence MFPVILTDKRGVDKNVVRLLRDRTEGNTMVKVWRQIQENHVEEYLHRKDLYTTLLMTLLKPGEIVSALGHTFEAPPPQRELPSARLLRHAFLLAEANNVQDYRNQILSTFGNVLKMDSTKKEDACSPNPLPGFQQLDNFCSLLVEIGKTENRLSLMTEQRNRLVAAWHAVMEHDKQPQKFHQLYRTHWGNTLYCHTKRDDLADAAVIQRVKMAKRYAPAHDRWCRAATPF; translated from the exons ATGTTTCCTGTTATTCTGACAGACAA GCGTGGTGTGGACAAAAATGTGGTGCGGCTTTTGAGGGACCGGACTGAAGGGAACACCATGGTTAAAGTGTGGCGTCAAATTCAGGAGAATCATGTTGAGGAGTATCTCCACAGGAAAGACCTTTACACTACACTCCTCATGACTCTCCTGAAGCCTGGGGAAATTGTGTCGGCCTTAGGACACACGTTTGAGGCTCCACCTCCTCAAAGAGAGCTTCCCTCTGCTCGCCTGCTTCGCCATGCTTTCCTTCTGGCGGAGGCCAACAACGTACAGGACTACAGGAACCAGATTCTCTCCACTTTTGGCAATGTGCTAAAGATGGACTCCACTAAAAAG GAGGATGCCTGTAGCCCCAACCCGCTGCCTGGATTCCAGCAGCTGGATAATTTCTGTTCTCTGCTTGTGGAGATTGGCAAGACTGAGAATAGGCTGAGCCTGATGACAGAGCAAAGGAACAGGCTCGTTGCCGCATGGCACGCTGTAATGGAACATGACAAGCAACCACAGAAGTTTCATCAGCTGTACAGAACACACTGGGGTAACACGTTGTATTGCCACACAAAGAGGGACGATCTTGCTGATGCTGCTGTGATTCAGCGGGTCAAGATGGCCAAACGCTACGCACCGGCTCATGATCGCTGGTGCCGTGCAGCTACACCGTTTTAA